The Methylobacterium sp. PvR107 genome contains a region encoding:
- a CDS encoding ATP-dependent RecD-like DNA helicase, producing the protein MGQRTRSQESERGQPVEALAGTIERVTFHNAETGFCVLKVQARGKRDLVPVIGHAPAIGAGEWITATGIWFTDRQHGLQFKADTLKVTPPTGVDGIEKYLASGYMRGIGPAMAKRIVALFGEGTFEIIEAEPDRLTEVGGIGPKRAARIVSGWAEQKAVREIMLFLHAHGVGTARAVRIFKTYQHDAIRVMTEDPYRLARDIRGIGFKTADAIAMKLGLTKEAPQRLRAGVSFALQTATDEGHCALPIERLATLAQKLLEVEPALIRSAIVEELARAEDVIADTVNGEDCVFLRGLHAAERGIAERLLGRTSGSPPWPTIAFDKARPWVEAKTGKTLSPSQAEAIQVLLASKLGVMTGGPGVGKTSTLDSLLRILGAKGVRVLLAAPTGRAAKRMTEQTGLEAKTIHRLLEIDPKHGGFSRNEESPLACDLLVLDECSMIDVPLMNALTKAVPEHAGLLLVGDVDQLPSVGPGQVLADVIASGAVPVARLTEVFRQAAESRIVVNAHRINAGQMPERPQSGEKADFYLIEIDDPEVGVAKLIEVVTRRIPRSFGLDPVKDVQVLTPMQRGSLGARNLNHELQSVLNPNPPQQVERFGWRFAPGDRVMETQNDYDREVFNGDLGMVARIDDEEGALIVNFDGREVIYPFGELDTLVPAFATTIHKSQGSEYPAVVIPIVTQHFTMLARNLLYTGVTRGKRLVVLIGQRKAIGMAVRGGSRRRYTKLAEWLVRKADRADRHASPA; encoded by the coding sequence GTGGGGCAGCGAACCAGATCTCAGGAGTCTGAACGAGGCCAGCCCGTCGAGGCCCTCGCCGGGACGATCGAGCGCGTCACCTTCCACAACGCCGAGACGGGCTTCTGCGTGCTTAAGGTCCAGGCGCGGGGCAAGCGCGACCTCGTGCCTGTCATCGGCCACGCTCCTGCGATCGGCGCGGGCGAGTGGATCACGGCGACCGGGATCTGGTTCACCGATCGACAGCACGGGCTCCAGTTCAAGGCCGACACGCTGAAGGTCACCCCACCCACCGGGGTGGACGGCATCGAGAAGTATTTGGCTTCCGGCTACATGCGCGGCATCGGACCCGCCATGGCCAAGCGGATTGTCGCGCTCTTCGGCGAGGGCACCTTCGAGATTATCGAGGCCGAGCCGGACCGCTTGACCGAGGTGGGCGGCATCGGACCGAAGCGCGCCGCACGTATTGTCTCCGGCTGGGCCGAGCAGAAGGCCGTGCGCGAGATCATGCTGTTTCTTCACGCCCACGGCGTCGGGACGGCTCGGGCGGTGCGAATCTTCAAAACCTACCAGCATGACGCGATCCGGGTGATGACCGAGGACCCCTATCGGCTGGCCCGGGACATCCGCGGCATCGGCTTCAAGACGGCAGACGCCATCGCGATGAAGCTCGGATTGACGAAGGAGGCACCCCAGCGGCTCCGGGCGGGCGTCTCATTCGCATTGCAGACGGCCACCGACGAAGGTCACTGCGCCTTGCCGATCGAGCGGCTGGCGACGTTGGCGCAGAAGCTGTTGGAGGTCGAGCCCGCGCTGATCCGGTCTGCAATTGTCGAGGAACTCGCCCGCGCCGAGGACGTGATCGCAGACACGGTGAATGGCGAAGACTGCGTCTTCCTTCGCGGGCTTCATGCAGCCGAACGCGGCATCGCGGAGCGCCTGCTGGGACGTACTTCCGGATCGCCGCCCTGGCCCACCATCGCCTTCGACAAGGCGCGGCCGTGGGTCGAGGCCAAGACGGGTAAGACGCTCTCGCCGTCCCAGGCGGAAGCGATCCAGGTTTTGCTGGCCTCCAAGCTCGGCGTGATGACCGGCGGCCCGGGCGTGGGCAAGACCTCGACCCTCGACAGCCTACTGCGCATCCTGGGCGCCAAGGGCGTGCGGGTGCTGCTCGCCGCGCCCACCGGCCGGGCGGCCAAGCGCATGACCGAGCAGACCGGCTTGGAGGCCAAGACGATCCACCGCCTCTTGGAGATCGACCCCAAGCACGGCGGCTTCTCGCGCAATGAGGAGAGTCCGCTGGCCTGCGACCTGCTCGTTCTCGACGAGTGCTCGATGATCGACGTGCCGCTGATGAACGCCTTGACCAAGGCAGTGCCGGAGCACGCGGGGCTGCTGTTGGTCGGCGATGTCGATCAGCTTCCCTCGGTCGGACCGGGGCAGGTGCTTGCCGACGTGATCGCCTCCGGCGCCGTGCCCGTGGCGCGGCTGACAGAGGTGTTCCGGCAGGCTGCCGAGAGCCGGATCGTCGTCAATGCCCACCGCATCAACGCCGGACAGATGCCCGAGCGACCTCAGTCGGGCGAGAAGGCCGACTTCTACTTGATCGAGATCGACGATCCGGAGGTCGGGGTGGCCAAACTGATCGAAGTCGTGACCCGCCGTATCCCGCGCTCGTTCGGGCTCGATCCCGTCAAAGACGTGCAGGTGCTCACCCCGATGCAGCGCGGCTCGCTCGGCGCGCGCAACCTCAACCACGAACTCCAGTCCGTGCTCAATCCGAACCCACCCCAACAGGTCGAGCGGTTCGGGTGGCGGTTCGCGCCCGGCGACAGGGTGATGGAAACGCAGAACGACTACGATCGGGAGGTCTTCAACGGCGATCTCGGCATGGTAGCGCGCATCGACGACGAGGAAGGCGCGCTCATCGTGAATTTCGATGGCCGGGAGGTGATCTACCCGTTTGGCGAACTCGACACGCTGGTGCCCGCGTTCGCGACCACCATCCACAAGAGCCAGGGCTCCGAGTACCCGGCGGTGGTGATCCCGATCGTGACCCAGCACTTTACGATGCTGGCGCGCAACCTCCTCTACACGGGAGTGACGCGAGGCAAGCGGCTGGTGGTGCTGATCGGTCAGCGCAAGGCGATCGGCATGGCTGTACGCGGTGGTTCGCGAAGGCGGTACACCAAGCTTGCCGAGTGGCTGGTTCGAAAGGCGGACCGCGCTGATCGGCACGCCTCGCCCGCCTGA
- a CDS encoding restriction endonuclease, which yields MSIPDFQTLMLPVLREAATGEKRISDVVEHLADEFGLSPEDRSHLLPSGRQTTFANRVHWAKSYLGKSGLVELTRRAHFQITPRGREILAQEPDRIDIKFLTRFPEFQSFRFAQDGAEEQAEAAVQAANATASLTPDEVMRAAGRQLEAALASELLQRVVTGAPAFFESLVVRLLIAMGYGGSVNDLDRALVGKSGDGGVDGVIDQDPLGLDRIYVQAKRYSADNTVGASAIRDFFGSLDRFKATKGLFVTTSSFTSSARETAEMLSKRIVLIDGPQLARLMIRHEVGCRIEERLTIKKLDEEFFDG from the coding sequence ATGTCCATTCCCGACTTCCAGACCCTGATGCTGCCGGTGTTGCGCGAGGCAGCCACTGGCGAGAAGCGTATCAGCGATGTGGTTGAGCACCTCGCTGATGAATTTGGGCTTAGCCCTGAGGACCGCTCCCACCTCCTGCCATCGGGCCGCCAGACAACCTTCGCCAACCGCGTCCACTGGGCCAAGAGCTACCTTGGCAAGTCTGGTCTCGTGGAACTTACCCGCCGAGCACACTTCCAGATCACGCCTCGTGGGCGAGAGATCCTCGCACAAGAGCCTGATCGCATCGACATCAAGTTTCTGACCCGGTTTCCGGAGTTCCAGTCTTTTCGATTCGCCCAGGACGGCGCAGAGGAACAGGCCGAGGCAGCCGTCCAAGCCGCCAACGCCACGGCGAGCCTGACGCCAGACGAGGTTATGCGCGCGGCGGGTCGCCAACTTGAGGCGGCGCTGGCCAGCGAGTTGCTCCAGCGCGTTGTGACGGGCGCGCCTGCGTTCTTCGAAAGCCTCGTCGTGCGCTTACTGATCGCGATGGGCTATGGCGGTTCGGTCAATGACCTTGATCGCGCCCTTGTCGGCAAGTCGGGCGACGGCGGCGTGGACGGCGTTATCGACCAGGATCCTCTCGGGCTCGACCGCATCTACGTCCAAGCCAAGCGCTACTCCGCCGACAACACGGTTGGCGCCTCGGCCATCCGTGACTTCTTCGGGAGTCTCGACCGCTTCAAAGCGACGAAGGGGCTGTTCGTGACGACCTCGTCGTTCACGTCCTCGGCCCGCGAGACGGCAGAGATGCTGAGCAAGCGCATCGTGCTGATCGACGGTCCGCAACTTGCGCGGCTGATGATCCGCCACGAGGTCGGCTGCCGGATTGAGGAGCGGCTTACTATCAAGAAACTCGACGAAGAATTTTTCGACGGGTAA
- a CDS encoding methionyl-tRNA formyltransferase, whose amino-acid sequence MALIRHFERKEMDRNALHDEIDATYSVFERDGRVLLQIDSYGRAEREMPGKKSQTLQLDREGALELFEILKREFHFG is encoded by the coding sequence ATGGCGCTGATCCGGCACTTCGAGCGCAAGGAGATGGACCGCAACGCGCTCCACGATGAGATCGACGCGACCTACAGCGTGTTCGAGCGTGACGGCCGCGTCCTCCTTCAGATCGACAGCTATGGCCGGGCCGAGCGAGAGATGCCCGGCAAGAAGAGCCAGACGCTACAACTCGATCGCGAAGGGGCCCTCGAACTGTTCGAGATCCTCAAGCGCGAATTTCACTTCGGCTGA
- a CDS encoding N-6 DNA methylase, whose amino-acid sequence MEAVTPTTRDIVAKLWSLCHVLRDDGVGYNEYVTEITYLLFLKMLAETGGEGRLPAQYRWAGLAGREGLDQLDHYKRLLLDLGNPKIETDHLVLAIFTDAQTRLTRPTNLKALTSAIDKLDWFSAREEGLGNLYEGLLEKNAAEKKSGAGQYFTPRPLIDCIVRLMQPQPGEVIQDPAAGTAGFLVAADHHIKDKTDNLYKLPESQAFFQRNGAYHGAELVHDTHRLCLMNLMLHGIEGGVEHVDTLSPDGEALGKADLILTNPPFGTKKGGGRPTRNDFSVTAETSNKQLAFVEHIVRALKPGGRAAVVVPDNVLFEDNTGRRLRTWLMELCNLHTILRLPTGIFYAIGVKTNVLFFQRGNTDRGNTKAVWVYDLRADMPAFGKTRPLTVVDFADFENVYGADPNGGAERQDQGETGRFRCFNREEVSARNDSLDISWLRDTEADAEEGLTDPEDIAGAIIGHLRAALEDIETLQEELEPDATESVLLREAAE is encoded by the coding sequence ATGGAAGCGGTCACCCCCACCACACGCGACATCGTCGCCAAGCTCTGGTCGCTCTGCCACGTGCTGCGCGACGACGGCGTCGGCTACAACGAGTACGTCACCGAGATCACCTACCTGCTGTTCCTGAAGATGCTCGCCGAGACCGGCGGCGAGGGGCGCCTGCCCGCGCAGTACCGCTGGGCGGGGCTCGCCGGGCGCGAGGGCCTCGATCAACTCGACCACTACAAGCGCCTGCTGCTCGACCTCGGCAACCCGAAGATCGAGACCGACCACCTCGTGCTCGCGATCTTTACGGACGCGCAGACTCGGCTGACCCGGCCGACGAACCTGAAGGCGCTCACGAGTGCGATCGACAAGCTCGACTGGTTCTCAGCGCGCGAGGAGGGTCTGGGCAACCTCTACGAGGGCCTGCTGGAGAAGAACGCGGCGGAGAAGAAATCTGGGGCGGGCCAGTATTTCACGCCACGCCCGCTGATCGACTGCATCGTGCGGCTGATGCAGCCGCAGCCCGGCGAGGTGATCCAGGACCCGGCCGCGGGCACGGCGGGCTTCCTCGTGGCCGCCGATCACCACATCAAGGACAAGACCGACAACCTCTACAAGCTGCCGGAGTCGCAGGCGTTCTTCCAGCGCAACGGCGCCTATCATGGCGCCGAACTCGTCCATGACACGCACCGTCTCTGCCTCATGAACCTGATGCTGCACGGCATCGAGGGGGGCGTCGAGCACGTGGACACGCTGTCACCGGACGGGGAGGCCCTCGGCAAGGCCGACCTGATCCTGACCAATCCGCCGTTTGGGACAAAGAAAGGCGGCGGACGCCCAACGCGGAACGACTTCTCGGTTACGGCCGAGACCTCGAACAAGCAGTTGGCGTTCGTGGAGCATATTGTGCGCGCGCTGAAGCCCGGCGGCCGGGCAGCCGTCGTGGTTCCCGACAACGTCCTGTTCGAAGACAACACCGGTCGTCGACTGCGCACATGGCTCATGGAGTTATGCAACCTGCACACGATCCTACGCCTTCCGACCGGCATTTTTTACGCTATCGGCGTGAAGACGAACGTGCTGTTCTTCCAACGCGGGAACACGGATAGGGGCAATACGAAGGCCGTGTGGGTGTACGACCTGCGCGCAGACATGCCCGCCTTCGGCAAGACACGCCCGCTGACCGTCGTGGATTTTGCGGACTTCGAGAACGTCTATGGTGCCGATCCGAACGGCGGGGCTGAGCGCCAGGACCAGGGCGAGACTGGGCGCTTCCGGTGTTTCAATCGCGAAGAGGTGTCGGCGCGCAATGACAGTCTCGACATATCGTGGTTGCGCGACACCGAGGCGGACGCCGAGGAAGGGCTGACCGATCCCGAGGACATCGCTGGGGCCATCATCGGCCACCTTCGGGCGGCACTAGAGGACATCGAGACATTGCAGGAGGAATTGGAGCCGGATGCGACCGAGTCGGTTTTGCTCCGGGAGGCAGCGGAGTGA
- a CDS encoding restriction endonuclease subunit S translates to MSKLPVGWSAVRLGDVCELINGRAYKQDELLESGKYPVLRVGNFFSNKSWYYSNLELEQDKYCDDGDLLYAWSASFGPRIWEGGKTIFHYHIWKTRCAEHALHKQFLYYWFDWDKKNIQADHGTGSTMIHVTKGDMEARSLSLPPLPEQRRIVSKIDTLSANSKRVRSHLSHVPRLVELYKKSVVDFALRGDLTRTWRANLSDHGKWKTLPAAELFRWSSGKNLTAKAMRPGAIPVLGGNGINGYHDTALVDFPTIVIGRVGAQCGNVHLSRAPAWITDNAIYASSFSQKIISLDYAVMVFRHADLNARAGGSGQPYVNQSVLNAVNISLPTIKEQAELIRRVEKMFAWIDRLAAEATSASKLIDRLDQAILSKAFRGELVPQDPDDEPASVLLERIKAERTGVTPARRGRGRPRLSAAI, encoded by the coding sequence GTGAGCAAGTTGCCCGTAGGATGGAGCGCCGTTCGACTCGGCGACGTTTGCGAACTCATAAACGGTCGTGCCTACAAACAAGACGAGCTTCTTGAGAGCGGCAAGTACCCGGTTTTGAGAGTGGGAAATTTTTTTTCAAATAAGAGTTGGTATTATTCTAATCTTGAACTCGAACAAGACAAATATTGCGACGATGGTGATCTGCTGTATGCGTGGTCGGCATCGTTCGGGCCGCGTATTTGGGAAGGCGGAAAAACAATTTTCCACTATCATATCTGGAAGACGCGCTGTGCAGAGCATGCGCTGCACAAGCAGTTTTTATATTATTGGTTCGATTGGGATAAAAAAAATATTCAAGCGGATCATGGCACAGGATCGACAATGATTCATGTCACGAAGGGAGATATGGAAGCTCGGTCTCTAAGTCTACCGCCCCTACCCGAGCAGAGACGGATCGTCTCTAAGATTGACACACTCTCTGCAAACTCGAAGCGCGTCCGCAGCCATCTCAGTCATGTGCCTAGACTCGTAGAATTGTACAAAAAAAGTGTTGTCGACTTTGCGTTGAGAGGTGACTTGACGCGCACCTGGAGAGCCAATTTAAGCGACCACGGTAAATGGAAAACACTGCCTGCGGCCGAGCTATTTCGCTGGTCAAGCGGGAAAAATTTGACGGCTAAAGCGATGAGGCCCGGAGCGATTCCGGTTCTAGGTGGAAATGGGATCAATGGCTATCATGATACCGCGCTGGTTGACTTTCCCACCATCGTGATTGGTCGAGTGGGCGCTCAGTGCGGGAACGTACACCTATCGCGAGCACCTGCCTGGATAACCGACAACGCAATTTACGCTTCAAGTTTTTCTCAGAAAATCATAAGCCTAGATTATGCGGTTATGGTATTTCGCCACGCTGACTTGAACGCGCGTGCCGGTGGAAGCGGACAGCCGTATGTAAATCAATCAGTTTTGAACGCGGTTAATATTTCTCTGCCGACAATTAAGGAGCAAGCTGAGTTAATTCGACGTGTCGAGAAAATGTTTGCCTGGATCGACCGGCTCGCCGCCGAGGCGACCAGCGCCAGCAAGCTCATCGACCGCCTCGATCAAGCCATCCTCTCGAAGGCGTTCCGCGGCGAGCTTGTACCGCAGGATCCGGATGATGAACCCGCAAGCGTGCTGCTGGAGCGGATCAAGGCTGAACGGACGGGGGTAACACCTGCTCGTCGAGGACGTGGTCGCCCACGTCTCTCCGCAGCGATTTGA
- the hsdR gene encoding type I restriction-modification system endonuclease — translation MASTANFGFMGGYGQNLEALPALAESYFRTDPSTALIKLRQFAELLAKEVAARQGFYQPERRDSFETILSRLSYERVLPRETADLFHGLRKLGNEAAHEAKGTHAEALSGLKFARQIAIWFHRTYGKQPDFRPGPFLPPPPPVDASATLREEIAALRLSLANSEGMAEAARLLAEQEARERESLSERLRRESEDRAIWEALAQEGEIEKAALASRLAALQAQAERTPVAALQALVTSGEKAAEKIDLDEADTRALIDRQLRDNGWEADTRVLRWSEGARPLKGRNMAIAEWPVAKGRADYALFVGLTLVGVVEAKRKNISVSSAIDQAERYARDIQEISGITFAEGAPWQDGPHAYRVPFVFAANGRVYLRQIETQSGVWFRDVRRSTNLRRALVDWPTPDGLLDKLSVDVEAATQALKDQPMTFGFPLRDYQKAAVAAVEENLEAGRRTMLVAMATGSGKTKLAIALLYRLLSTKRFRRVCFVVDRSALGDQTEGEFSTTKVVTGKTFADIFGLKGLRDVVPDAETRLHICTIQGLVKRVLLTDDPAQAPAIDQYDLIVVDECHRGYLLDRELSDAELSFRDEADYVSKYRRVLDYFDAVKVGLTATPALHTTEIFGEPIFTYSYRDAVIDGHLNDHEPPVRIETELARYGIEFAQSDQLEFFNPQTGEIDLAHAPDALRFEVEQFNKRVVTENFNKVVAEELARHIDPSLPGKTLIFAASNDHADIVVKQVKDAFQAAYGEIDDSAVKKITGKVDKVGDLIRAFRNDANPKIAVTVDLLTTGIDVPSITNLVFLRRVNSRILYEQMIGRATRLCPDIGKDVFRIFDAVDLYPHLQKITDMKPIVVSPSIGFEQLVAELASADDERQRETVRAQLVVKLRRRLKTMSEEVRRRFEAVAGETPEATLARLHTAPGEDLVTWVRAHQAIGAVLDASRGDGEPDRKPISHHPDAVISVTRGYGTAEKPEDFLDGFATFVNENVNTLAALKVVVQRPRDLTRAQLRELRAELDRAGFPEATLKRAWKDAKNEDIAASIIGYVRQAALGDPLLPYEERVAAAMKRIMARQPWTDPQRGWLKRIGEQIVREVVVDREALDREPFRADGGYNRLNKIFSGGVETLLADVNEELWKQAG, via the coding sequence ATGGCCAGCACCGCCAATTTCGGCTTCATGGGCGGGTACGGGCAGAACCTTGAGGCGCTGCCCGCGCTCGCGGAGAGTTATTTCCGGACGGATCCCTCAACGGCCCTGATCAAGCTGCGGCAGTTCGCCGAACTCCTCGCCAAGGAGGTCGCCGCCCGCCAAGGCTTCTACCAGCCCGAGCGTCGCGACAGCTTCGAGACGATCCTGTCGCGCCTGTCCTACGAGCGGGTCTTGCCCCGCGAGACGGCGGACCTTTTCCACGGCCTACGCAAGCTCGGCAACGAGGCCGCCCACGAGGCTAAAGGCACACACGCCGAGGCGCTCTCGGGGCTGAAGTTTGCCCGTCAGATCGCGATCTGGTTCCACCGAACCTATGGCAAGCAGCCCGACTTCAGGCCCGGTCCGTTTCTACCGCCGCCGCCGCCGGTCGATGCCTCGGCGACCTTGCGCGAGGAGATCGCCGCGCTTCGGCTGAGCCTCGCCAACAGCGAGGGGATGGCCGAAGCAGCGCGGCTGCTCGCTGAGCAGGAAGCGCGAGAGCGGGAGAGCCTGTCCGAGCGCCTGCGTCGTGAGAGCGAGGACCGCGCGATCTGGGAGGCGCTCGCCCAGGAGGGCGAGATCGAGAAGGCCGCGTTGGCCTCCAGACTCGCGGCCCTTCAGGCACAGGCGGAGAGGACACCGGTCGCCGCCCTCCAGGCTCTCGTCACATCCGGCGAGAAGGCGGCCGAGAAGATCGACCTCGACGAGGCTGACACCCGTGCGCTGATCGACAGGCAACTACGGGACAACGGCTGGGAGGCCGACACGCGAGTATTGCGCTGGAGCGAGGGCGCCCGACCACTCAAAGGCCGCAACATGGCCATCGCCGAGTGGCCTGTTGCCAAGGGGCGTGCCGACTACGCGCTGTTCGTCGGCCTTACCCTCGTGGGGGTAGTCGAGGCGAAGCGCAAGAACATCAGTGTGTCGAGCGCCATCGATCAGGCGGAGCGTTACGCTCGCGACATCCAAGAGATCAGCGGGATCACGTTCGCCGAGGGCGCACCCTGGCAGGATGGACCTCACGCCTACCGCGTGCCCTTCGTGTTCGCCGCAAACGGTCGCGTGTACCTCCGGCAGATCGAGACGCAGAGCGGCGTGTGGTTCCGCGACGTTCGCCGCTCCACCAACCTGCGCCGCGCGCTCGTGGACTGGCCGACGCCAGACGGCTTGCTGGATAAGCTGAGCGTCGATGTCGAGGCGGCGACCCAGGCGCTCAAGGACCAGCCGATGACGTTTGGCTTCCCGTTGCGCGACTACCAGAAGGCCGCCGTCGCCGCGGTCGAGGAGAACCTGGAGGCGGGCCGCCGCACGATGCTGGTGGCGATGGCGACCGGCTCGGGCAAGACCAAGCTCGCCATCGCGCTGCTCTACCGCCTGCTGTCCACCAAGCGCTTTCGCCGCGTCTGCTTTGTCGTGGACCGTTCGGCACTGGGCGACCAGACCGAAGGCGAGTTCTCGACGACCAAGGTCGTCACCGGCAAAACCTTCGCCGATATCTTCGGCCTCAAGGGTCTCCGGGATGTGGTGCCGGACGCCGAGACGCGGCTGCACATCTGCACGATCCAGGGGCTGGTGAAGCGGGTCCTCCTCACCGACGACCCGGCGCAGGCCCCCGCCATCGACCAGTACGACCTGATCGTCGTGGACGAGTGCCATCGCGGCTACCTGCTCGACCGTGAACTCTCCGACGCCGAGTTGAGCTTCCGCGACGAGGCCGACTACGTCTCGAAGTACCGACGCGTGCTCGACTACTTCGATGCGGTGAAGGTCGGCCTGACCGCTACACCCGCCTTGCACACCACCGAGATCTTCGGCGAGCCGATCTTCACCTACTCGTATCGCGACGCGGTGATCGACGGCCATCTCAACGACCACGAGCCGCCGGTCCGGATCGAGACCGAGTTGGCGCGCTACGGCATCGAGTTCGCCCAGTCCGACCAGTTGGAGTTCTTCAATCCCCAGACGGGTGAGATCGACCTCGCGCACGCGCCCGACGCCCTGCGCTTCGAGGTCGAGCAGTTCAACAAGCGGGTGGTCACCGAGAACTTCAACAAGGTCGTGGCCGAGGAACTCGCGCGGCACATCGATCCGAGCCTGCCGGGGAAGACCCTGATCTTCGCCGCCTCGAACGACCACGCCGACATCGTGGTGAAGCAGGTCAAAGATGCTTTCCAGGCCGCCTACGGCGAGATCGACGACTCCGCGGTGAAGAAGATCACCGGCAAGGTGGACAAGGTCGGCGACCTGATCCGTGCCTTCCGGAATGACGCCAACCCGAAGATCGCCGTCACGGTAGATCTCCTGACCACCGGCATCGACGTGCCGTCGATCACCAACCTCGTGTTCTTGCGGCGGGTGAACTCCCGGATCCTCTACGAGCAGATGATCGGCCGGGCGACGCGGTTGTGCCCGGACATCGGCAAGGACGTGTTCCGGATCTTCGACGCGGTGGATCTCTACCCCCATCTCCAGAAGATCACCGACATGAAGCCGATCGTGGTCTCGCCCTCGATCGGGTTCGAGCAACTGGTCGCGGAACTCGCCTCTGCCGACGATGAGCGGCAGCGTGAGACCGTGCGGGCGCAGTTGGTGGTCAAGCTGCGGCGTCGGCTCAAGACCATGTCCGAGGAGGTGCGCAGACGCTTCGAGGCGGTCGCGGGCGAGACACCCGAGGCGACGTTGGCGCGATTGCACACGGCGCCCGGCGAGGACCTCGTCACCTGGGTGCGCGCGCATCAGGCCATCGGAGCGGTGCTCGATGCGTCCAGAGGCGACGGTGAGCCCGACCGCAAGCCGATCTCCCACCACCCGGATGCGGTGATCAGCGTGACGCGCGGCTACGGGACGGCCGAGAAGCCCGAGGACTTCCTCGACGGGTTCGCCACTTTCGTGAACGAGAACGTCAACACCCTCGCGGCCTTGAAGGTGGTGGTGCAGCGTCCGCGCGATCTCACCCGTGCGCAGCTACGCGAACTCCGTGCTGAACTCGACCGCGCAGGCTTCCCCGAGGCGACGCTCAAGCGCGCCTGGAAAGACGCGAAGAACGAGGACATCGCCGCATCGATCATCGGGTACGTCCGCCAAGCCGCACTGGGTGATCCGCTCCTGCCCTACGAGGAGCGCGTCGCCGCCGCGATGAAGCGGATCATGGCGCGCCAGCCCTGGACGGATCCCCAGCGTGGGTGGTTGAAACGCATCGGCGAGCAGATCGTGCGTGAGGTCGTCGTCGATCGCGAGGCGCTCGACCGCGAGCCCTTCCGGGCAGACGGCGGCTACAACCGCCTCAACAAGATTTTCAGCGGCGGCGTGGAGACGCTCCTCGCCGACGTGAACGAGGAACTCTGGAAGCAGGCAGGCTAA
- a CDS encoding endonuclease/exonuclease/phosphatase family protein, translated as MRIGTWNVEYAATREKNVRRLALLEEQDCDVWVLTETHDDLDLSMQHAAVRSAQRPTGRNGGRWVTIWTRFPIVRTIPLIDPRRTVAALIGAPTGPLLVYGTVMPWASDRGDNTSDEPVRNWSEHHRIVVQQGEEWADLRCQYPNIDLCVAGDLNMNLGGPHYYGTTQGRRLLRAAMAESDLFCATATERIPPGALSHPPIDHVLLPMVWESRSTVASTWEGRVGTGPRLSDHSGLAVAVTL; from the coding sequence ATGCGCATCGGGACGTGGAACGTCGAGTACGCGGCTACCCGTGAGAAGAATGTTCGACGCCTTGCCCTGCTTGAGGAACAGGACTGCGACGTGTGGGTACTCACGGAAACCCACGACGACCTCGACCTGTCGATGCAGCATGCGGCTGTCCGCAGCGCGCAGCGTCCGACTGGACGGAACGGCGGCCGCTGGGTGACGATCTGGACTCGCTTTCCGATCGTAAGAACCATCCCGCTGATTGATCCACGGCGCACTGTTGCCGCCCTAATCGGTGCTCCGACTGGCCCGCTGCTCGTCTACGGCACGGTGATGCCATGGGCGAGCGACCGTGGCGACAACACGTCTGACGAGCCCGTTAGGAACTGGTCCGAGCACCACCGGATCGTTGTCCAACAGGGTGAGGAATGGGCTGATCTGCGCTGCCAGTATCCGAACATCGACCTGTGCGTCGCGGGCGATCTCAACATGAACCTCGGCGGTCCGCACTACTACGGCACCACACAGGGCCGCCGCCTACTACGCGCGGCTATGGCCGAATCCGATCTGTTCTGCGCCACTGCGACGGAGCGCATCCCGCCCGGCGCCCTGTCGCACCCACCCATCGATCACGTACTACTGCCAATGGTGTGGGAAAGTCGCTCAACAGTTGCAAGCACCTGGGAGGGGCGCGTCGGAACAGGACCTCGCCTGAGCGATCACAGCGGTTTGGCCGTGGCAGTCACGCTGTAG